In a single window of the Nitrospira sp. MA-1 genome:
- the folB gene encoding dihydroneopterin aldolase, with protein MSSSIVVKGIQLSARCGVTEKERQQPQPLLVDLIFRCPNQSAFQSDELSDTVDYGSITQRIQDIGEGQAFSLIETMAEKICQALFDEFPITRLKIWVRKIRPPLKRIEGSVGVQLIRSRQPMASTDLMHLSPFLVDHLSRLPDGTALDVATGRGRHALYLASKGFSVHGIDRDADALHELQTQAQEAGLSSITTESIDLEVNPQHPPDLGTAMYDVILVFFYLNRPLFPQLIKALKSGGVIMYETFLLDNHIHRQHPRRKEFCLESNELLGLLQGLSILHYDEGDHAGSSGPAFTARILARKP; from the coding sequence ATGTCATCATCCATCGTCGTCAAAGGTATCCAGTTGTCCGCACGATGCGGGGTCACTGAAAAGGAAAGACAGCAACCTCAACCCCTCCTGGTCGATCTCATTTTCCGTTGCCCCAATCAATCGGCCTTTCAGAGCGATGAATTATCCGATACGGTCGATTATGGATCAATCACGCAACGAATTCAGGACATTGGGGAAGGGCAAGCCTTTTCCCTGATTGAAACAATGGCGGAGAAAATCTGCCAAGCCCTGTTTGATGAATTTCCCATTACCCGTCTTAAAATATGGGTCAGAAAAATCCGCCCTCCGTTGAAGAGGATTGAGGGGTCAGTCGGGGTTCAGTTGATCCGGTCACGCCAACCAATGGCCTCAACCGATCTCATGCATCTTTCTCCATTTCTGGTAGACCACCTCTCACGACTTCCTGACGGAACAGCGTTGGATGTGGCAACGGGACGAGGTCGTCATGCGCTGTATCTGGCTTCCAAAGGGTTTTCCGTTCATGGAATTGATCGTGATGCCGACGCGCTACATGAGCTTCAGACACAAGCCCAGGAAGCCGGTCTGTCCTCGATCACAACCGAATCCATAGATTTAGAAGTGAACCCGCAACATCCTCCGGACTTGGGCACGGCCATGTATGATGTCATTTTAGTCTTTTTCTACCTGAACCGGCCTCTTTTTCCTCAACTCATTAAAGCTCTTAAATCCGGTGGCGTCATCATGTATGAAACCTTTCTTCTGGACAACCATATCCATCGACAACACCCACGCCGGAAAGAGTTCTGTCTTGAATCCAATGAATTACTCGGACTTCTTCAAGGGCTCAGCATTCTCCATTATGACGAAGGAGATCATGCGGGCTCTTCAGGACCGGCGTTTACCGCACGAATCTTAGCACGCAAACCATAA